GCTCGGTGTTGCGGTTGTAGTGCATTGAAGTTTGAGCTAATGATCTCCCTCAAATGTCGGCACATATTTTGACAGggattcatgtgggcgagaaaGTCTTATTCCTAAGGATTCAGTTATTCGCAAATGACAATATGCATCCGTTCATATTCCAAAAGAGGCAATACCCCCAATAAGAGTATGTTATGCACAGGTTGCCCTCAATCTCCCAAGACCAGTTTGTAGGCATGGTCAGTTTTTTTTGGCTCTCTCACGACTCACAAAGCCTGTGAGAATAAAAATCAACATTATAATAGGACAGTTTCAAGGCTCCTTAAGGTGTACACGTAGGCAAACGTGTGGGACCcaccttattttttttttccggacCCCGTGGGCTAAATAAATGGGCTTCGTGTTTGTTCATAGCTATTGAATGGGCTTAAGGGTTGCTCCTGCGTTTTGGTAAGAAGAAAGACCGAGCCCTCGGCTTCTTCCAGATCCTTCACCTATGGTCGATTCCTCTTCGGTCTTATCGGATTAACTCGATCTTTATGGCTGTCTTAAGTTCCTCGGACGACGAAACGTCAACCTCTAACGCATCCAGAAGATCCTATATATAGGTTCTTCATGAAATCAGGTATCGCCCTCCTCGCTACTTTTTCCTCCCTTTTTTCATCCTGTTTCTGAATCCGTTACGATAATGGCTTCATCCCCAACTCCAGTCGTTAACGCCGCTGCCGCCGCCGCCGTCGGCAACCCCACGTTTTACTCTCTTCGTCTCGGAAGATCTGCTTAATCTGTTGTTGGTCGACTCATCCGGTTTTGGGATTCCCGCAACGTCAGCAAGAACGGAGAGTTTATGGGGATAACAATTCTACTCCTCGATGAATTAGTAAGGATTGTTTCTGACCCTGACTTTTTTCTTTTCGGATTGTTGTCATGAAAGACTATTAATCTTCTTTTATTTCTTACAGGACTCAGTGATTCATGGTTTCATTCCAGCTAATCGGGCCAACCATTACCGGTCCTCTTTGAAAACCGGTTCTATTGTCAGATTGGACCGTTTTGACGTGGCAAGGGTGGGTCACACGTATAAGATTACTGAGCATCAGTACGTCATCCGGTTCATTCCTTCAACGCGTGTTGTTGAGGTCCAAACGGATGCCCCTGTGATCAAGATGGACAAGTTTATGGTTAGGCGTTACGAACAGCTTCAAGTGCTTGCGAACACCAGTTTAGAGCTACCaggtctttttttttcctcagcGAAACTTTGAATTTCATCATAATGTTGGTTGCTAAAGTAATTTTCTGATTCGCAGATGTTGTTTGTGAGATAAAATCTGTGCAGGGGTCCGATCTCAAGAACCAAACAGCCAGAAGCAGGGTTGTTGTCCGCCTATTAATTGAACCGTACGTTGTTTTATACTTCCACTTAAACTTTCGTTATAGTCTCAAATTGTGTAGTCTGTTGGTCCACTTGAACTTTCGTTATAGTCTCAAATTGTGTAGTTTGTTGGTAGGAATTATAactgtttggttttgtttataTGTGTAGTTGAAACGTATTcttattgttttcataacaggAACATGACCGTGTTCATGTCTTTATGGGATGAGGCTGCATCAGCTTTTAGAGGTCTCTTGAAAGCTGGGGATAAATCACAGTCCGTGATGTTGGTGACCACAGttaatcctaaactctttggAGGTAAGAATCATCTGCTTTCTAATccatataatgtttttatatattttcctctCAAGTTTATTCTCTGTTCAGGGAATCTGTATCTCAATTCCACACAAGGGACTAGGTTCTTCTTTGACACCAGTATCTCTGAAATAGCAGAGTTTGTTAGCAGGTAAGATAATCAAACTTAAATAGTAGCAAAATCTCAGCACGTTTTAATCATAACAACATGCTATATCCAGCATTGGAGCTACACCACCTCAAGATTATACATGTGTCGACACGCTTGAAAGAGTCAAGAAAAAGGAGCTTGTGTCAATAGGGGATCTCAACACATTCATCTCGAACTCTAACGAACAGGTTGTTGTCTGCCTTTGTTTActccaatatatatattcactTTTTTCTATACTTTCAATTGACTAAAATATTACTTCTGGGCAGACCCAAGAAGCTGATTTCCTCTGCAAAGCCCAGATTATTGGTGTCATTCAGGAAAATGGGTGGTTCTTTGTGTCCTGCACTGGTTGCCacaaaaaattggaaaaacgTGGGACGTCATTGGACTGCAGCAGATGTGCAACTTCTGACGTGACTGGTGTTGTTAGGTAACTTTGTGTAGTCTTTAACATTTGGTTAAGCGGTTTCATGTAAATATCCATTTACCTGTCCATTACTCAACGTAAGGTTCCGCGTTGAGCTTGCTGTTGATGACGGCAAAGATAGCACAACGTTTGTTGTCTTCGATAAGGAGATGAACAAGCTCACCAAACAGGAAGCTGCTGTGCTTGCCCTGGATGAGGTATCTCCTTCTTCCCTGGAACCATTTTGGTTTCTGTACGCATTTAGTGTAGGTCAATATAACTTGCGATTACTGGCCGCTTGCTGCAGGTTTCAAACGGTGGAGAGGAGTATCTCCCAAGTTGTCTTGAAGAGCTATCAGGGAAGGAGTTTGTGTTTCAGATCCGTGTAACACCTTTCAACTTCACTCCCAATCACCGTACCTTCACCGTTGCCACCATCTCTGAAGCTAGCGAGGTTGTCTAATTTAACTTATCACTATATTTACTGACTGGactcttttttaaaatatcactTTCATGTATCTCAGACACACTCTGAGAACAGTGGAGTTGACACAGGATTGGAAGCTTCGTCTTCGGGCCCGTCTGTTTTGGGAGTCAAGATTAGTGAAGAACGTGCATCAGGCAATAATCCAGGGAATGAAGGCGCTCAGCAGAGACGCAAGCGTGGCCGTGAGTAATTGGGAAAACATATTCCTACAAACCCGTCATCAGTcttatttgtcttttttttaaaaaacttctaCTAgctctttgacaaaaaaaaaaaaaaaacttctactAGCTATGATACTCATTATGAGCTTTGATCTCTGTCGTTATCGTTTTGATTTCCAtggatattttcttttttttctggatTATTAATGAATCTTTGACGGgttaaatttgattcataaacCAAAGAGTActgtttctttaaaaaattgatttaatataaagaaaattggCGGTAAATCAGCCGGAATAGGCTTAGTATGGATACATGAATCCGTTAGTTTGATCAAAGTTATATTTAATCTAGATTGCTACAACATGGTTGCACACTGTTACGGTTACTTACTGcactaaataattaataaatcttCACCACTGTTTAAGGTGAGTTTGGTCTCGGATGAAGTAAACAATACTAAAAATGGGTCGAACAGAGGCGTTTATTAGATTTCGAGACGAGGTTACAAAGGTGGAGAAAGTAATGGCAAGCCGGAGCTCGTGAGAGCTTAAACCAGAAAAGTACAAATAGCAGAGAGACGATTGTAAACCCTAATCTTGCCGCTAAGTTTGTGTAGCTAAGTGTCGATGCCTTTCTCCTTTGCTTTCCTCTCCTTTTATAGTCTGTTCGCGATCGACTTAACCTAATCTTCTTTAAATCGATTGGGCCTTGTCGGCCTTTCGGGCCTGGCTAGTGAATGCTCGCCCCGAGCCGCTAAGTCGATCGCGCTCTGTCAGCTCTCCGTTTCGACTAAAAGCAGTCCTTAGCTGAGTCGAAACCCCAAACATCGGCTCCCGAGCCAACGACTATTCAGCTTATCGGATTGGGCCTTTTGTTCGATGGGCTTTGTGGATGGGTTCAATCCATCcccaacagtaagtcccccccccCAGTTCATCGATAGATCGAGTGGTCGATCCTCGATGAATTTGGTGTCTTTAGTTCGGAGGACAAAAGGCTTAATCCGAGCAAATGACTGGAACTGATGTTTTCTCGAAGTGGAAGGTTACGGTTGCTGTCGAGGAATCAAACCGTTGTGATCGTGAGACGAACGCTTTTTGGCTGAGAAAACGAACCGGCGCATGTGTCGATCACGCGTCGTGATCGTGAGACAAATGCTTTCTTGGTCGAGAAAACGAACCGACGCGTTTGTCG
The nucleotide sequence above comes from Brassica napus cultivar Da-Ae chromosome A9, Da-Ae, whole genome shotgun sequence. Encoded proteins:
- the LOC106416647 gene encoding uncharacterized protein LOC106416647 — protein: MGITILLLDELDSVIHGFIPANRANHYRSSLKTGSIVRLDRFDVARVGHTYKITEHQYVIRFIPSTRVVEVQTDAPVIKMDKFMVRRYEQLQVLANTSLELPDVVCEIKSVQGSDLKNQTARSRVVVRLLIEPNMTVFMSLWDEAASAFRGLLKAGDKSQSVMLVTTVNPKLFGGNLYLNSTQGTRFFFDTSISEIAEFVSSIGATPPQDYTCVDTLERVKKKELVSIGDLNTFISNSNEQTQEADFLCKAQIIGVIQENGWFFVSCTGCHKKLEKRGTSLDCSRCATSDVTGVVRFRVELAVDDGKDSTTFVVFDKEMNKLTKQEAAVLALDEVSNGGEEYLPSCLEELSGKEFVFQIRVTPFNFTPNHRTFTVATISEASETHSENSGVDTGLEASSSGPSVLGVKISEERASGNNPGNEGAQQRRKRGRE